In Terriglobia bacterium, a genomic segment contains:
- a CDS encoding tetratricopeptide repeat protein encodes MKLVRDNHDVLVIIAIFVTGLLLFGASFNHPFHFDDVLITNDANVVNAGHFFHFFNPLHLRQLTFFTFYLNHLAGGGNPGGYHMVNVILHIANAILLYVLLSAFFERWIATAAAAMFLIHPIQTEPVLYIYQRSILLACFFSLLALIALFMQPRSRPWLAAVLFLCAFESKEAALAVPLVVAGICVTTNRRYRIALAAGVLVLAVAALGVLAYRNEQTVGIKAAGQVGPIAYFMTETRVFYTYVRLLFFPYPQSLEYEFAGNASFLPLLGICALAGTAWVLWRRESWRIPAGCIFTFLLFLAPTSSFIPSLDLAFEHRLYLAMLPFSLFVAYLLSKVPGRSAITVILLCALALLTIRRETVWASNVTLWEDTVRHAPGKARAWFNLGGAYMNVDPEKARTAFLNALELRPDFVEAWYDLGIIEQQKGHAEAAISYYQHAIEMDRSYWQAWNNAAITLLGMGNREAALRNFEQTLALNPDCWPAQYNIGVIDFMSARYSEAAARFKIALDWSPDFRDARYGLAMSYGRLGATGDANEEWKKLGVNAIESRHAPQALLTPAAPR; translated from the coding sequence ATGAAACTGGTTCGCGATAATCACGATGTCCTCGTGATTATCGCAATCTTCGTAACCGGGCTCCTGTTGTTCGGAGCATCATTTAATCATCCGTTTCATTTTGATGACGTCCTGATCACGAATGACGCCAACGTCGTCAATGCCGGCCACTTTTTCCACTTTTTCAACCCGCTCCACCTGCGCCAGCTCACGTTCTTCACATTCTATTTGAATCATCTCGCAGGCGGCGGCAATCCCGGCGGCTACCACATGGTCAATGTGATCCTGCACATTGCCAACGCGATCCTCTTATACGTGTTGCTTTCCGCATTCTTCGAAAGATGGATTGCGACTGCGGCCGCCGCCATGTTTCTGATTCATCCGATCCAGACGGAGCCCGTGCTTTACATCTACCAACGGTCCATCCTTCTGGCCTGTTTCTTTTCGCTGCTCGCACTGATCGCGCTGTTCATGCAGCCGCGTAGCCGGCCATGGCTCGCGGCTGTGCTCTTTTTATGCGCATTTGAGAGCAAAGAAGCGGCTCTGGCAGTTCCCCTGGTGGTGGCGGGAATATGTGTCACGACCAACAGACGATACCGGATCGCGCTGGCGGCGGGAGTCCTCGTACTCGCCGTGGCGGCGCTGGGAGTCCTCGCGTACCGGAATGAACAGACCGTAGGCATCAAAGCGGCCGGACAGGTTGGACCCATTGCCTATTTCATGACGGAAACCCGCGTGTTTTACACCTATGTGAGACTCCTGTTCTTCCCTTATCCTCAGTCGCTCGAATATGAATTCGCCGGGAATGCCTCGTTCCTTCCGCTCCTCGGAATTTGCGCGTTGGCCGGCACAGCCTGGGTATTGTGGCGGCGAGAGAGTTGGCGCATACCTGCAGGTTGCATATTCACATTCCTGCTCTTTCTGGCTCCGACATCGAGCTTCATTCCCAGTCTCGACTTGGCCTTCGAGCATCGACTCTATCTGGCCATGCTTCCGTTTTCGCTCTTCGTCGCGTACCTCCTTTCAAAGGTTCCCGGACGATCCGCTATAACCGTAATCCTGCTTTGTGCGCTGGCGCTCCTGACGATCCGGCGGGAGACGGTCTGGGCGTCGAATGTCACGCTTTGGGAAGATACAGTTCGTCACGCACCCGGCAAGGCTCGGGCCTGGTTCAATCTCGGTGGCGCATATATGAATGTCGATCCGGAAAAAGCCCGGACCGCGTTTTTGAATGCGCTCGAACTGAGGCCTGATTTCGTCGAAGCCTGGTACGACCTGGGAATCATCGAACAGCAAAAAGGACACGCGGAGGCGGCAATTTCCTACTATCAACACGCGATCGAAATGGACCGTAGCTACTGGCAGGCATGGAATAATGCCGCAATCACGCTTCTGGGAATGGGAAACCGTGAAGCCGCGCTGCGAAATTTCGAGCAGACACTGGCTCTGAATCCGGACTGCTGGCCGGCGCAATACAATATCGGGGTTATCGACTTCATGAGCGCCCGTTATTCCGAGGCTGCCGCCAGGTTCAAAATCGCGCTCGACTGGAGTCCGGACTTCCGTGACGCCAGGTACGGCCTGGCGATGAGTTACGGCCGTCTCGGCGCAACCGGCGACGCCAACGAAGAGTGGAAGAAACTC